In one Nicotiana sylvestris chromosome 8, ASM39365v2, whole genome shotgun sequence genomic region, the following are encoded:
- the LOC104220527 gene encoding uncharacterized protein yields MVEIRSMLQQLIGTNGKMQEKLAMHDSTIKNIETQLGKLSMALNNRPQGRLPADTNINPKEQNPNQLMAISLRNMRDLDKEQEIAQASKETTPATPVPIEVDEPTELTKVVVQQGQDEKGKAKVSEQVVEQMVPLVPQNHNREKPTSSAQRVVPAPFPQRLVKQKKEDQYRKFMEMLRQIQLNIPFEGCLEGDPRLCEDYEGPNVTEVLFQDLSTITLTQTYSAIVTRPIAQKMSNLGSFTIPCAIGSYAFAKALCDLKASINLMPLAIYTKLGIGRAGPTLMLLQLADRTVKRPTEILDDVLVQVGKFVFPANFAILDCQAVDVILHEDDVTLTAKDPLEACLTNLEEMDGEGLVEWVMALEAQ; encoded by the exons ATGGTAGAGATCAGGAGTATGCTTCAGCAACTCATTGGGACAAATGGTAAGATGCAGGAAAAATTGGCAATGCATGATTCAACTATAAAGAACATTGAAACTCAATTGGGGAAGCTGTCTATGGCTTTAAACAACCGCCCCCAGGGAAGATTGCCAGCGGACACAAATATTAACCCCAAGGAGCAAAACCCGAATCAGCTGATGGCAATAAGTCTCCGGAATATGAGAGATTTAGATAAAGAGCAGGAAATTGCACAAGCCAGCAAAGAGACTACGCCAGCCACTCCAGTTCCAATAGAGGTAGATGAACCAACAGAACTTACTAAAGTGGTAGTTCAACAGGGTCAGGATGAAAAGGGTAAGGCTAAGGTGAGTGAACAAGTTGTAGAACAGATGGTACCTCTTGTGCCACAGAACCACAACAGAGAGAAGCCAACAAGCAGTGCACAAAGAGTGGTACCTGCACCATTCCCTCAGAGACTagtaaaacaaaagaaggaagatcAATACAGGAAATTCATGGAGATGTTGCGTcaaattcaattgaatattccttTTGAAGGATGCCTTGAGGGAGATCCCAGGCTATGTGAAGATTATGAAGGGCCTAATGTCACGGAAGTTTTATTTCAGGACCTATCCACAATAACTCTTACGCAGACCTACAGCGCAATAGTGACAAGACCCATAGCTCAAAAGATGTCTAACCTAGGTAGCTTTACTATTCCATGCGCTATCGGGagttatgcctttgcaaaggcattatgTGACTTAAAAgccagcataaatttgatgccactGGCTATATACACCAAACTGGGCATTGGCAGAGCTGGACCGACTTTGATGTTGTTGCAACTAGCTGACCGCACGGTTAAAAGGCCAACCGAgattcttgatgatgtgttggtacaaGTGGGGAAGTTTGTGTTCCCTGCAAActttgctattcttgattgtcag GCAGTGGATGTGATCCTGCACGAAGATGATGTGACTCTGACTGCTAAAGATCCATTAGAAGCCTGCTTGACAAATTTAGAGGAGATGGATGGTGAAGGGTTAGTTGAGTGGGTCATGGCACTTGAAGCCCAATGA
- the LOC104220529 gene encoding uncharacterized protein, whose translation MLTSSGALVMVKTSTIGLLGKKLCFLNNESGIGIRGMDDISNTLTIKRWWHFRVSNSMWADFLKAKYCPRVHPVIKKWYSGNSQAWKHLLWDRDKCEKLITWNINGGNCNFWWDNWTELGPLAHICSSYINTSNTKKKVNDFMSTNGWDAQMLYNTLSSHIALHIMRIQLVQENKNDYAIWNATEDGHFINGFAWNIIRDHRTINVTINMVWHKLIPFKQSFMCWKIFLGRIPIRQTITRLDSQDTEVCSCCPTPVIETLQHVFVDGRAAEYVWKAMGNPLGIIYQQLPIRGLLNRWWNIKARNIVHKLILQALSVIICWEIWKSWAACKYGDNNSFYLYRMVTQCVWNIKEVLQNASPTLDTTGTWSNLCKLVEKLKLVVICTSVHWIKPAPGKAGIEGIVRNSNGDFIFAFSIPVQASSSSQTEVIAARFGVEWCTQHGYSHLHVEIDSLIFTNILTNQSTNNLKLQHIINGTTTMLDNTVSCISHCLTEANQIADLLAKLASTSGNRTLYHSHNNFPKEAKGLIQLDKWQIPTFRRRYEKCNFFVS comes from the exons ATGTTAACTTCTTCTGGAGCACTTGTAATGGTAAAAACAAGTACCATTGGACTTCTTGGAAAAAAATTATGTTTTCTAAATAATGAATCTGGAATTGGTATCCGGGGAATGGATGATATCTCTAATACACTTACCATCAAAAGATGGTGGCATTTTAGAGTTAGTAATTCTATGTGGGCTGACTTCCTCAAGGCAAAATACTGCCCTAGGGTACATCCTGTTATTAAGAAATGGTATAGTGGCAACTCTCAAGCGTGGAAACACCTACTTTGGGACAGAGACAAGTGTGAAAAACTGATTACTTGGAATATTAATGGTGGTAATTGTAACTTTTGGTGGGACAACTGGACTGAATTGGGACCTTTAGCACACATTTGTTCAAGCTATATTAACACTAGCAACACCAAAAAGAAGGTAAATGATTTCATGAGTACTAATGGGTGGGATGCACAGATGCTATACAACACTCTATCTAGCCATATTGCATTACACATTATGAGGATACAGTTGGTCCAGGAAAACAAAAATGATTATGCTATATGGAATGCAACTGAGGATGGTCATTTTATAAATGGTTTTGCTTGGAATATAATTAGGGATCACAGAACAATCAATGTCACAATCAACATGGTATGGCACAAATTAATTCCCTTCAAACAATCTTTCATGTGTTGGAAAATCTTCCTTGGTAGAATCCCCATTAGACAAACTATTACAAGATTGGATTCCCAAGATACTGAAGTTTGTAGTTGTTGTCCAACACCTGTCATAGAGACACTGCAACATGTATTTGTGGATGGTAGAGCAGCCGAGTATGTATGGAAAGCCATGGGCAATCCTTTGGGAATCATCTATCAACAATTACCGATCAGAGGTCTTCTTAATAGGTGGTGGAACATTAAGGCAAGAAACATAGTCCACAAACTAATATTGCAAGCTCTTTCTGTAATTATCTGTTGGGAGATTTGGAAATCTTGGGCTGCATGTAAGTATGGGGACAACAACAGCTTTTACTTGTATCGAATGGTTACTCAATGTGTTTGGAATATCAAGGAAGTTCTTCAGAATGCATCTCCTACTCTGGACACTACTGGTACATGGAGTAATCTCTGCAAATTAGTGGAGAAGCTCAAACTTGTGGTCATATGTACCTCTGTTCATTGGATAAAACCAGCACCTGG GAAAGCTGGGATTGAGGGTATTGTGAGAAATAGCAATGGAGACTTCATCTTTGCATTTTCTATCCCGGTACAAGCCAGTAGCAGCTCGCAAACAGAAGTCATAGCAGCGAGATTTGGGGTAGAATGGTGCACTCAACATGGCTACTCTCATCTTCATGTGGAGATTGACTCTCTGATTTTCACTAACATCCTTACAAATCAGAGCACCAACAACTTGAAGCTACAACACATTATCAATGGCACAACTACTATGCTTGACAACACTGTTTCTTGTATCTCTCATTGCCTTACAGAAGCAAACCAAATTGCGGATCTGTTGGCAAAGTTGGCTTCTACAAGTGGAAACAGGACCTTATATCACTCTCATAACAACTTTCCTAAAGAGGCAAAGGGGTTGATTCAACTTGACAAATGGCAAATTCCTACTTTTAGAAGACGATATGAAAAATGTAATTTTTTTGTTAGTTAA